Proteins encoded within one genomic window of Candidatus Magasanikbacteria bacterium RIFOXYB2_FULL_38_10:
- a CDS encoding conjugal transfer protein TraC yields MPFSPETIETKKPVSLKKPSEAQKVSSLKKKSAEEKIILEEERVYRKGVVSVKDIISPAAFKVDPSFVQLGDIFARTIFVVTYPRYITVGWSAPIINLNNALDIGMFFYPVASDVILKQLRKKVGILEAQIIGDTEKGAPRDPVRETALRDIEKLRDDLTQGTEHFFQYAFYVTVYADNKEKLNKITEDVEALFGSKLIYTKRVLFQAEQGFNSTLPLGNDELMITFNMNTSPIASSFPFVSSDLTSDNGILYGINRHNNSLILFDRFSLQNANMVVFATSGAGKSYTIKLEILRSLMLGTEVIVIDPEMEYKHLSEAVGGTYINISLSSDSKINPFDLPRPVGEDVSIEDIIRSAVITVKGLIKIMLGTITTEEDSIVDRALLETYAKKDIVPGANLAKVEPPIMQDFVDILQGMEGTRDLVIKLKKYTEGTFAGLFNSPTTVEMNNKLVVFSVRDLEDELRPMAVYAIVNYIWNVVRSESKKRILTIDEAWWLMQHEDSAKFIYALVKRCRKYYLGVTTITQDVNDFLRSPYGQAIVNNSSLQILLKQSPAAVEQIAKVFMLTEGEKYLLLESGVGEGIFFAGQKHAAIKVVASYTEDQLVTTDPKQLLELERAKDEFAEASREETESEGVKTQTKEPPTIF; encoded by the coding sequence ATGCCTTTTAGTCCGGAAACAATTGAAACAAAAAAACCCGTGTCTCTTAAAAAACCCAGTGAGGCCCAGAAGGTCTCTTCTCTTAAAAAGAAGTCGGCGGAGGAAAAAATAATTTTAGAGGAGGAGCGGGTATATAGAAAAGGCGTGGTGTCGGTAAAAGATATAATTTCCCCGGCTGCTTTTAAGGTAGATCCCAGTTTTGTGCAACTCGGGGATATTTTTGCCCGTACAATTTTTGTGGTCACTTATCCGCGTTATATCACCGTAGGTTGGTCGGCGCCAATTATCAATTTAAACAACGCTTTAGATATTGGCATGTTTTTTTATCCCGTGGCTTCTGATGTAATTTTGAAACAGTTAAGGAAAAAAGTGGGTATATTAGAGGCGCAGATCATTGGCGATACGGAAAAAGGCGCGCCGCGCGATCCAGTAAGGGAAACGGCTTTGCGCGATATAGAAAAATTGCGTGATGATTTAACGCAAGGCACGGAACATTTTTTTCAGTATGCTTTTTATGTCACGGTTTATGCGGATAATAAAGAAAAATTAAACAAAATTACGGAAGATGTGGAAGCTCTTTTTGGCTCCAAACTCATTTATACCAAAAGAGTATTGTTTCAGGCCGAGCAAGGTTTTAATTCCACCTTGCCTCTTGGGAATGATGAGTTGATGATTACCTTTAACATGAATACTTCGCCGATCGCTTCGTCTTTTCCTTTTGTTTCTTCAGATTTAACTTCGGATAATGGCATTCTTTACGGCATCAATCGGCATAATAACAGCTTGATTTTGTTTGATCGTTTTTCCTTACAAAATGCTAACATGGTAGTTTTTGCCACTTCGGGGGCCGGTAAAAGTTATACCATTAAATTGGAAATTTTGCGTTCTTTAATGTTAGGCACTGAAGTAATTGTGATTGATCCAGAAATGGAATACAAACATCTTTCCGAAGCCGTAGGCGGGACTTATATCAACATTTCACTTTCCTCAGATTCTAAAATTAATCCTTTTGATTTGCCGCGGCCGGTTGGTGAAGATGTGAGCATAGAAGATATTATCAGAAGCGCGGTTATTACGGTTAAAGGCCTGATTAAGATCATGCTGGGAACAATCACCACAGAAGAAGACTCTATTGTGGATAGAGCATTATTGGAAACTTATGCCAAAAAGGACATTGTGCCGGGTGCCAATTTAGCCAAAGTAGAACCGCCCATTATGCAGGATTTTGTAGATATTTTACAAGGTATGGAAGGCACCAGGGATTTGGTTATTAAACTTAAAAAATATACCGAAGGAACTTTTGCCGGATTGTTTAATTCCCCAACTACGGTAGAAATGAATAACAAATTGGTGGTTTTTAGTGTGCGTGATTTGGAAGATGAGCTAAGACCAATGGCCGTATATGCCATTGTTAATTACATTTGGAATGTTGTGAGGAGTGAAAGTAAAAAAAGAATCTTGACCATTGATGAGGCCTGGTGGTTAATGCAACACGAGGATTCGGCCAAATTTATTTACGCTTTGGTTAAAAGATGCCGTAAGTATTATTTAGGTGTTACTACTATCACTCAAGACGTGAATGACTTTTTGCGTTCGCCTTACGGGCAGGCTATTGTTAACAACAGCTCCTTGCAAATTTTGTTAAAGCAAAGCCCGGCGGCAGTAGAACAGATTGCCAAGGTTTTTATGTTGACCGAAGGGGAAAAATATTTGCTTTTGGAATCTGGAGTAGGTGAGGGAATATTTTTTGCCGGCCAAAAGCACGCGGCTATAAAAGTGGTGGCTTCCTACACCGAAGACCAGCTGGTGACTACGGATCCCAAACAGCTGTTAGAGTTGGAAAGAGCTAAAGACGAATTTGCCGAGGCTTCCAGAGAAGAAACGGAGAGTGAAGGCGTAAAGACTCAAACCAAAGAGCCGCCAACTATTTTTTAA